A window of Rhodothermales bacterium contains these coding sequences:
- a CDS encoding NAD(+)/NADH kinase — translation MIYGITGNTKKTELWPALVELINGFKTESIRFVLDAPIAKGLRERGLLHESEQVAESTNLPNASDIILSFGGDGTLLNTAFQIGARQTPILGVNMGRLGFLADTEVAQLGETIRRLERGEYRIESRMVLEARLDGASGKDTHWALNDIVIEHSQTTQLISVEVKVDSAPLTTYWADGLIISTPTGSTAYSLSVGGPILSPGSGVVVLTPLAPHTLTVRPIVLPASAVIDIQVPSQPYIFAADGRSKIIEDDSVRITIRRAQHSVKLIKMPEQDYFQTLRSKLRWSGR, via the coding sequence ATGATCTACGGGATCACCGGTAACACAAAGAAAACAGAACTCTGGCCGGCGTTGGTCGAGCTCATCAATGGATTCAAGACGGAATCCATCCGGTTCGTGCTCGACGCCCCCATTGCGAAAGGCCTGCGCGAGCGCGGCCTCCTGCACGAAAGCGAGCAGGTAGCCGAGAGCACCAATCTCCCGAACGCGTCGGACATCATACTCTCCTTCGGCGGCGACGGCACCCTGCTCAACACCGCCTTCCAGATCGGCGCGCGGCAGACGCCGATCCTCGGCGTGAACATGGGCCGGCTGGGGTTTCTGGCGGATACGGAGGTGGCCCAGCTCGGCGAGACCATTCGTCGGCTCGAGCGCGGCGAGTACCGGATCGAGTCGCGCATGGTGCTCGAGGCCCGGCTGGACGGGGCGAGCGGCAAGGACACCCACTGGGCGCTGAACGACATCGTCATCGAACACAGCCAGACCACCCAGCTCATCTCCGTGGAGGTGAAGGTGGACAGCGCCCCGCTGACCACCTACTGGGCGGACGGCCTCATCATCAGCACCCCGACCGGGTCCACGGCCTACTCCCTCTCTGTCGGCGGCCCCATCCTCTCGCCCGGCAGCGGTGTCGTCGTCCTGACCCCCCTGGCGCCGCACACATTAACGGTGCGGCCGATCGTGTTGCCGGCGAGCGCCGTGATCGACATCCAGGTGCCCAGCCAGCCCTACATCTTCGCGGCCGACGGCCGAAGCAAGATCATCGAGGACGACAGCGTGCGGATCACGATCCGCCGGGCGCAGCACTCCGTGAAGCTGATCAAGATGCCCGAGCAGGACTACTTCCAGACGCTGCGGTCGAAGCTGCGGTGGAGCGGTCGGTGA
- a CDS encoding FAD-dependent oxidoreductase, with product MKHVVIIGNGVAGITAARHIRKGSDFKITVISSESDHFFSRTALMYIYMGHMRYEDTKPYADDFWAKNRIDLVRDFVEEIDSTDKILRCRQRASLSYDVLIVATGSQTRYFDWPGQDLAGVQGLYGLPDLAAMERDTRGVQRAVVLGGGLIGIEMVEMLHTRRIPTTFLVREKSYFDFALPAEESAMINDEIRAHHVDLRLGTEMKAVLGDAAGRARAVVTSHDQEISCQFVGIATGVVPNVSVVARSEIETNRGVLVNAFFETNIPDVYAIGDCAEFREDGIGYRRIDPLWYTGRQHGKVVARIICGDRDAYQKPPYFNSAKFFTIEYQTYGQVDAQPPAGVVSDLWQHPKGKQLVRVNYRTSDGRVLGFNLLGVRFRHAVCERWLLEERTIDYVRPRLGEANFDPEFAPRLAMNRLAINRLAISD from the coding sequence ATGAAACACGTCGTCATCATCGGAAACGGCGTCGCCGGCATCACGGCGGCGCGGCACATCCGAAAGGGGAGCGACTTCAAGATTACCGTCATCTCCTCGGAATCCGACCATTTTTTCTCCCGCACGGCCCTCATGTACATCTACATGGGCCACATGCGCTACGAGGATACAAAACCGTACGCCGACGACTTCTGGGCGAAGAACCGGATCGACCTCGTGCGGGACTTTGTCGAGGAGATCGATTCGACGGATAAGATCCTCCGCTGCCGGCAGCGGGCGTCCCTTTCGTACGACGTGCTGATCGTCGCCACGGGGTCGCAGACGCGGTATTTCGACTGGCCCGGGCAGGACCTCGCCGGCGTGCAGGGGCTCTACGGCCTGCCCGACCTGGCCGCGATGGAGCGCGACACTCGCGGCGTCCAGCGCGCCGTTGTCCTCGGCGGCGGCCTCATCGGGATCGAGATGGTGGAGATGCTCCACACCCGGCGCATCCCGACGACCTTCCTGGTCCGCGAAAAGAGTTATTTCGACTTCGCGCTGCCGGCGGAGGAGTCGGCCATGATCAACGACGAGATCCGCGCCCACCATGTCGACCTCCGCCTCGGCACCGAGATGAAGGCCGTGCTGGGCGACGCCGCCGGCCGGGCCCGCGCGGTCGTCACGAGCCACGACCAGGAGATTTCCTGCCAGTTCGTGGGCATCGCCACCGGTGTCGTGCCGAACGTGAGCGTCGTCGCCCGTTCGGAGATCGAGACCAACCGCGGAGTGCTCGTGAACGCGTTTTTCGAGACGAACATCCCGGATGTATACGCCATCGGCGACTGCGCGGAGTTTCGGGAGGATGGGATCGGCTACCGCCGGATCGACCCCCTCTGGTACACCGGCCGGCAACACGGCAAGGTCGTCGCCCGCATCATCTGCGGCGACCGCGACGCCTACCAGAAACCGCCGTATTTCAACTCGGCCAAGTTTTTTACGATCGAGTACCAGACGTACGGTCAGGTGGACGCCCAGCCGCCGGCCGGCGTGGTCTCCGATCTCTGGCAACACCCGAAAGGCAAGCAGCTCGTTCGCGTCAACTACCGCACGAGCGATGGGCGGGTGCTCGGGTTTAACCTCCTCGGCGTCCGTTTCCGCCACGCCGTTTGTGAACGCTGGCTGCTGGAGGAGCGCACGATCGACTACGTCCGCCCCCGGCTTGGCGAGGCGAATTTCGACCCGGAGTTTGCCCCGCGATTAGCGATGAATCGATTAGCGATTAATCGATTAGCGATTAGCGATTAA
- a CDS encoding 4Fe-4S binding protein, with product MSHDVSFQLTRPGSHFDGVEKAGMALIGIGVLAWIVALFAGDLGQPLLVFLVGLVGISGGGFLYFWRYLKRPAGINNDGIWQNAVTTGMKGIVGWTLGIVFTGFYCILYWQEAWLANLIPIFSPLSLALKGVPADKWFMYGTFYTMAVLVMGVRMLFKYRHSRYQILRTISVMFFQLGFAFLLPSLLVMFNQPEFYFSYFWPLKYDYLWPGTVDWLSGSGSLGVFMVFWGAVMIFIATPILTYFFGKRWYCSWVCGCGGLAETLGDPFRQLSDKSLKAWQIERWLIHGVLVFVVLTTAALWINSATEGAVFGSLSGLFSSWYGFYIGLIFSGVVGTGFYPIMGNRVWCRFGCPMAAVLGMIQKFYSRFRITTNGGQCISCGNCSTYCEMGIDVRWYAQRGQNIIRSSCVGCGVCAAVCPRGVLKLENGPKEGRYNGPVLIDRESVSILPD from the coding sequence ATGTCCCACGACGTCAGCTTCCAACTCACCCGCCCCGGATCCCACTTCGACGGCGTCGAAAAGGCCGGGATGGCGCTCATCGGCATCGGAGTGCTGGCCTGGATCGTCGCGTTGTTTGCCGGCGACCTCGGGCAGCCGTTGCTGGTGTTTCTGGTTGGTCTGGTCGGGATTTCAGGCGGCGGGTTCCTGTATTTCTGGCGGTATCTGAAGCGGCCGGCGGGGATCAATAACGACGGGATCTGGCAGAACGCTGTCACCACCGGGATGAAAGGCATCGTGGGGTGGACGCTCGGCATCGTCTTCACCGGGTTCTACTGCATCCTCTACTGGCAGGAGGCCTGGCTGGCGAATCTGATCCCCATTTTTAGCCCGCTGAGCCTGGCGCTCAAGGGGGTGCCGGCGGATAAGTGGTTTATGTATGGGACGTTTTATACGATGGCCGTGCTCGTCATGGGCGTTCGGATGCTCTTCAAGTACCGCCACAGCCGGTACCAGATCTTGCGGACGATCTCGGTGATGTTTTTCCAACTCGGGTTCGCGTTTTTGCTGCCGTCGTTGCTGGTGATGTTTAACCAGCCGGAGTTCTACTTCTCCTATTTCTGGCCCCTCAAATACGATTACCTCTGGCCCGGCACCGTCGACTGGCTCTCGGGCTCGGGGTCGCTCGGGGTGTTCATGGTGTTCTGGGGCGCCGTGATGATCTTTATCGCCACGCCCATCCTGACGTATTTCTTCGGGAAGCGGTGGTACTGTTCGTGGGTGTGCGGGTGTGGCGGGCTGGCCGAGACGCTGGGCGATCCGTTTCGGCAGTTGTCCGATAAGTCGCTTAAAGCCTGGCAGATCGAGCGGTGGCTGATCCACGGCGTGCTGGTGTTTGTGGTGCTCACGACGGCGGCGCTCTGGATCAATTCGGCCACGGAGGGCGCCGTGTTCGGGAGTCTGTCGGGACTGTTTTCGTCGTGGTACGGGTTTTATATCGGGTTGATTTTCTCCGGCGTCGTCGGCACCGGCTTTTACCCGATCATGGGCAACCGCGTATGGTGCCGCTTTGGATGCCCGATGGCGGCGGTGCTGGGGATGATCCAGAAGTTTTATTCGCGCTTCCGGATCACGACGAATGGCGGTCAGTGCATTTCGTGTGGGAATTGCTCGACGTATTGCGAGATGGGGATTGACGTTCGCTGGTACGCCCAGCGCGGGCAGAACATCATCCGGTCGTCGTGTGTGGGCTGCGGGGTGTGCGCGGCGGTGTGTCCGCGCGGGGTGTTGAAGCTGGAGAATGGGCCGAAGGAGGGTCGGTATAACGGCCCGGTGCTGATCGATCGGGAGAGCGTATCAATCCTGCCGGATTGA